In the genome of Cupriavidus malaysiensis, one region contains:
- a CDS encoding YeeE/YedE family protein, with protein sequence MLIDLGNFTPTLSFSGGVMIGAAAALLVLCNGRIAGISGIVGGLFARPRKDVAWRAAFLAGLVGAPLLAALSGHAMHPDIESGWGEVLLAGLLVGLGTRFASGCTSGHGVCGIARGSIRSLVATLTFMVAGFATVFVTRHLLGA encoded by the coding sequence ATGCTGATCGACCTTGGAAACTTCACCCCCACGCTGTCCTTTTCGGGCGGCGTGATGATCGGCGCCGCCGCCGCGCTGCTGGTCCTGTGCAACGGGCGCATCGCCGGCATCAGCGGCATCGTCGGCGGCCTGTTCGCGCGGCCGCGCAAGGACGTGGCCTGGCGCGCGGCCTTCCTCGCCGGGCTGGTCGGCGCGCCGCTGCTGGCGGCGCTGTCCGGCCATGCGATGCACCCCGACATCGAGAGCGGCTGGGGCGAGGTGCTGCTGGCCGGCCTCCTGGTCGGCCTGGGGACGCGCTTCGCCAGCGGCTGCACCAGCGGCCACGGCGTGTGCGGCATCGCGCGCGGCTCGATCCGCTCGCTGGTGGCGACGCTGACCTTCATGGTGGCGGGCTTTGCCACCGTCTTCGTGACCCGCCACCTGCTGGGAGCCTGA